The Bos indicus x Bos taurus breed Angus x Brahman F1 hybrid chromosome 15, Bos_hybrid_MaternalHap_v2.0, whole genome shotgun sequence genome includes a window with the following:
- the MMP27 gene encoding matrix metalloproteinase-27 isoform X1, protein MKNLLLLLVFVTLSSAFPADQRMEDEENLQLTQAYLNQFYSLEIEGSHLAQSSNRSLIDGKIREMQAFFGLTVTGKLDSNTLEIMKTPRCGVPDVGQYGFTLPGWKKHNLTYRIVNYTPDMARADVDEAIQKGLEVWSKVTPLIFTKISKGIADIMIAFKTRVHGSCPRYFDGPLGVLGHAFPPGLGLGGDTHFDEDENWTKDGVGFSLFLVAAHEFGHSLGLSHSSDQTALMFPNYVSLDPSKYPLSQDDINGIQSIYAGPPKVPEKPKGPTLPHACDPDLTFDAITTFRREVMFFKGRHIWRIYYDITDVEFELISSFWPSLPADIHAAYENPIDKILVFKDDNFWVIRGYAVLPDYPKSIYTLGFPRRVKKIDAAVCDRSTRKTYFFVGIWCWRYDEVTQTMDKGYPRRVVKYFPGIGLRVDAAFQHKGFFYFFRRSKQFEYDPKAKTVTRIMKTNTWLQCKEPLNSSSDFTISEGKVHSGVEMFHYKSLNFLIFSIVHMMNKIYSYQ, encoded by the exons ATGAAGAACCTTCTTCTGCTTTTGGTCTTTGTAACACTGTCCTCTGCATTTCCTGCAGACCAAAGAATGGAAGACGAAGAGAACCTGCAACTGACTCAG GCATATCTCAACCAGTTCTACTCTCTTGAAATAGAAGGGAGTCATCTTGCTCAAAGCAGTAACAGAAGTCTCATAGATGGCAAAATCCGTGAAATGCAAGCGTTCTTTGGATTGACAGTGACTGGAAAACTGGACTCAAACACTCTGGAGATCATGAAGACACCCAGGTGTGGGGTGCCTGACGTGGGTCAGTATGGCTTCACTCTCCccgggtggaagaagcacaacctcaCCTACAG AATTGTAAACTACACTCCTGATATGGCTCGAGCTGATGTGGATGAGGCTATCCAAAAAGGTTTAGAAGTGTGGAGCAAAGTCACTCCACTAATATTCACCAAGATTTCCAAAGGGATCGCTGACATCATGATTGCCTTTAAGACCCGAG TCCATGGTTCGTGTCCTCGTTACTTCGACGGCCCCTTGGGAGTCCTCGGCCACGCCTTTCCCCCTGGTCTGGGATTGGGTGGAGACACTCACTTTGATGAGGATGAGAACTGGACCAAGGATGGAGTAG GATTCAGCTTATTTCTTGTGGCAGCTCATGAATTTGGCCATTCACTGGGGCTCTCTCACTCCAGTGATCAAACAGCGTTGATGTTCCCAAACTATGTCTCCTTGGATCCTAGCAAATACCCACTTTCTCAGGACGATATCAACGGAATCCAATCCATCTACG cAGGGCCACCTAAGGTACCTGAGAAGCCAAAGGGACCCACTCTACCTCATGCCTGTGACCCCGATTTGACTTTTGATGCTATCACCACTTTCCGCAGAGAAGTAATGTTCTTTAAAGGCAG GCACATATGGAGGATCTATTATGACATCACTGACGTTGAATTTGAATTAATCTCTTCATTCTGGCCATCTCTGCCAGCTGATATTCACGCTGCATATGAGAACCCCATCGACAAGATTCTGGTTTTTAAAG ATGACAACTTCTGGGTGATCAGAGGATATGCTGTCTTACCAGATTATCCCAAATCCATCTATACTCTTGGCTTTCCAAGACGTGTGAAGAAAATTGATGCAGCTGTGTGTGACCGCAGCACAAGAAAGACCTACTTCTTTGTGGGCATTTGGTGCTGGAG GTATGATGAAGTGACCCAAACCATGGACAAAGGGTACCCACGGAGAGTGGTAAAGTACTTCCCAGGAATTGGCCTCCGAGTGGACGCCGCTTTCCAACACAAAG GATTCTTCTATTTCTTCCGTAGATCAAAACAATTTGAATATGATCCTAAGGCAAAGACCGTTACCCGAATAATGAAAACCAATACTTGGCTTCAGTGTAAAGAACCGTTAAATTCATCATCTGATTTTACAATCAGTGAGGGAAAAGTACATTCAGGAGTGGAGATGTTTCattataaaagtttaaattttcttatttttagtattGTTCACATGATGAACAAAATCTACAGTTACCAATAA
- the MMP27 gene encoding matrix metalloproteinase-27 isoform X2 produces the protein MKNLLLLLVFVTLSSAFPADQRMEDEENLQLTQAYLNQFYSLEIEGSHLAQSSNRSLIDGKIREMQAFFGLTVTGKLDSNTLEIMKTPRCGVPDVGQYGFTLPGWKKHNLTYRIVNYTPDMARADVDEAIQKGLEVWSKVTPLIFTKISKGIADIMIAFKTRVHGSCPRYFDGPLGVLGHAFPPGLGLGGDTHFDEDENWTKDGVGFSLFLVAAHEFGHSLGLSHSSDQTALMFPNYVSLDPSKYPLSQDDINGIQSIYGPPKVPEKPKGPTLPHACDPDLTFDAITTFRREVMFFKGRHIWRIYYDITDVEFELISSFWPSLPADIHAAYENPIDKILVFKDDNFWVIRGYAVLPDYPKSIYTLGFPRRVKKIDAAVCDRSTRKTYFFVGIWCWRYDEVTQTMDKGYPRRVVKYFPGIGLRVDAAFQHKGFFYFFRRSKQFEYDPKAKTVTRIMKTNTWLQCKEPLNSSSDFTISEGKVHSGVEMFHYKSLNFLIFSIVHMMNKIYSYQ, from the exons ATGAAGAACCTTCTTCTGCTTTTGGTCTTTGTAACACTGTCCTCTGCATTTCCTGCAGACCAAAGAATGGAAGACGAAGAGAACCTGCAACTGACTCAG GCATATCTCAACCAGTTCTACTCTCTTGAAATAGAAGGGAGTCATCTTGCTCAAAGCAGTAACAGAAGTCTCATAGATGGCAAAATCCGTGAAATGCAAGCGTTCTTTGGATTGACAGTGACTGGAAAACTGGACTCAAACACTCTGGAGATCATGAAGACACCCAGGTGTGGGGTGCCTGACGTGGGTCAGTATGGCTTCACTCTCCccgggtggaagaagcacaacctcaCCTACAG AATTGTAAACTACACTCCTGATATGGCTCGAGCTGATGTGGATGAGGCTATCCAAAAAGGTTTAGAAGTGTGGAGCAAAGTCACTCCACTAATATTCACCAAGATTTCCAAAGGGATCGCTGACATCATGATTGCCTTTAAGACCCGAG TCCATGGTTCGTGTCCTCGTTACTTCGACGGCCCCTTGGGAGTCCTCGGCCACGCCTTTCCCCCTGGTCTGGGATTGGGTGGAGACACTCACTTTGATGAGGATGAGAACTGGACCAAGGATGGAGTAG GATTCAGCTTATTTCTTGTGGCAGCTCATGAATTTGGCCATTCACTGGGGCTCTCTCACTCCAGTGATCAAACAGCGTTGATGTTCCCAAACTATGTCTCCTTGGATCCTAGCAAATACCCACTTTCTCAGGACGATATCAACGGAATCCAATCCATCTACG GGCCACCTAAGGTACCTGAGAAGCCAAAGGGACCCACTCTACCTCATGCCTGTGACCCCGATTTGACTTTTGATGCTATCACCACTTTCCGCAGAGAAGTAATGTTCTTTAAAGGCAG GCACATATGGAGGATCTATTATGACATCACTGACGTTGAATTTGAATTAATCTCTTCATTCTGGCCATCTCTGCCAGCTGATATTCACGCTGCATATGAGAACCCCATCGACAAGATTCTGGTTTTTAAAG ATGACAACTTCTGGGTGATCAGAGGATATGCTGTCTTACCAGATTATCCCAAATCCATCTATACTCTTGGCTTTCCAAGACGTGTGAAGAAAATTGATGCAGCTGTGTGTGACCGCAGCACAAGAAAGACCTACTTCTTTGTGGGCATTTGGTGCTGGAG GTATGATGAAGTGACCCAAACCATGGACAAAGGGTACCCACGGAGAGTGGTAAAGTACTTCCCAGGAATTGGCCTCCGAGTGGACGCCGCTTTCCAACACAAAG GATTCTTCTATTTCTTCCGTAGATCAAAACAATTTGAATATGATCCTAAGGCAAAGACCGTTACCCGAATAATGAAAACCAATACTTGGCTTCAGTGTAAAGAACCGTTAAATTCATCATCTGATTTTACAATCAGTGAGGGAAAAGTACATTCAGGAGTGGAGATGTTTCattataaaagtttaaattttcttatttttagtattGTTCACATGATGAACAAAATCTACAGTTACCAATAA